The nucleotide sequence TGAGATACTGTTAACCCTCCGGTCCCGCCCGGCCGCGAGGCTTTCCAGCCCAGCCGTCACTTTTTGAGCCCATCCATGGCATAGTCAGCGTAACCGATTCGGCACGCCATGCTGCGTGCAACACACAAAGAGCCATGTCCAAGCCATTGAAATCAGCTACAAAAGCCAAATCCGCCAACGATCTTTTTGGAACGGAACCGAAGGGCCGCGTTGTGCCCAAGGCCGCGTCGCGGGCGGCCAGCGCCGAGGCCGGCTATACCGCGGCCGACATCGAAGTGCTGGAAGGACTGGAGCCGGTGCGCCGCCGCCCCGGCATGTATATCGGCGGCACCGACGAAAAGGCGCTGCATCATCTGTTCGCCGAAGTCATCGACAACGCCATGGACGAGGCGCTGGCCGGGCACGCCTCGTTCATCGAGGTGGAACTGAGCGCCGACGGATTTTTGACCGTGACCGACAACGGCCGCGGCATCCCGGTCGATCCGCATCCGAAATTTCCGAAGAAGTCCGCGCTCGAAGTCATCATGTGCACGCTGCATTCCGGCGGCAAGTTCGACTCCAAGGTCTATGAGACCTCGGGCGGCCTGCACGGCGTCGGCGTCTCCGTGGTCAACGCCCTCTCCTCGCGGCTCGAGGTCGAGGTCGCGCGCAGCCAAAAACTCTACCGGATGAGCTTTGAGCGCGGCCACCCCAAGGGCAAGCTGGAGGATCTCGGCAAGATCAACAACCGCCGCGGCACCCGCATCCGCTTCAAGCCGGACACCGACATCTTCGGCGCCAAGGCAAGCTTCAAGCCGCAGCGCCTGTTCAAGATGACGCGCTCGAAAGCCTACCTGTTCGGCGGCGTCGAGATCCGCTGGCGCTGCGATCCCGCGCTGTTGAAGGGCATCGAGGACGTGCCCGCCGAGGATAGTTTCCACTTCCCCGGCGGCCTGAAGGATTATCTCGGTGCCGCCATCCACGCCGACACGCTGGTGCATCCGGATATCTTCTCCGGTAAATCGGGACGCAACGGCGCCCATGGCGCCTGCGAATGGGCGGTGGCGTGGACCGCGGATGCCGACGGCTTCCTCTCCTCCTATTGCAACACGGTGCCGACGCCCGACGGCGGCACCCATGAATCCGGCATGCGCAGCGCGATGCTGCGCGGCCTGAAGGATCACGCCGAGCGCATCGGCCAGGGCAAGCGCGCTGCACCCGTCACCTCGGAAGACGTCATGGTCGGCGCCGCCGTCATGCTCTCGGTGTTCGTGCGTGAGCCGGAATTCCAGGGCCAGACCAAGGATCGGCTCGCCACCGCCGAAGCCCAGAAGATCGTCGAACAGGCGATCAAGGACCCGTTCGATCATTGGCTGTCGGGTAATCCGCTGCAGGCCAACAAGCTGCTGGATTTCGTCATCGAGCGCGCCGACGAGCGGCTGCGCCGCCGCGCCGAAAAGGAGACCTCGCGCAAGACCGCGGTGAAGAAGCTGCGCCTGCCCGGCAAGCTCGCCGACTGCACCAACACCGCAACCGAAGGCTCCGAGCTCTTCATCGTCGAGGGCGACTCGGCCGGCGGCAGCGCCAAGCAGGCGCGCGACCGCAAGACCCAGGCCGTGCTGCCCCTGCGCGGAAAAATCCTCAACGTCGCCTCCGCCGGCAAGGACAAGCTGACCGCGAATGCACAGCTCGCCGACCTGATGCAGG is from Bradyrhizobium sp. AZCC 2176 and encodes:
- the parE gene encoding DNA topoisomerase IV subunit B; its protein translation is MSKPLKSATKAKSANDLFGTEPKGRVVPKAASRAASAEAGYTAADIEVLEGLEPVRRRPGMYIGGTDEKALHHLFAEVIDNAMDEALAGHASFIEVELSADGFLTVTDNGRGIPVDPHPKFPKKSALEVIMCTLHSGGKFDSKVYETSGGLHGVGVSVVNALSSRLEVEVARSQKLYRMSFERGHPKGKLEDLGKINNRRGTRIRFKPDTDIFGAKASFKPQRLFKMTRSKAYLFGGVEIRWRCDPALLKGIEDVPAEDSFHFPGGLKDYLGAAIHADTLVHPDIFSGKSGRNGAHGACEWAVAWTADADGFLSSYCNTVPTPDGGTHESGMRSAMLRGLKDHAERIGQGKRAAPVTSEDVMVGAAVMLSVFVREPEFQGQTKDRLATAEAQKIVEQAIKDPFDHWLSGNPLQANKLLDFVIERADERLRRRAEKETSRKTAVKKLRLPGKLADCTNTATEGSELFIVEGDSAGGSAKQARDRKTQAVLPLRGKILNVASAGKDKLTANAQLADLMQAIGCGTLAHYREEDLRYSRIIIMTDADVDGAHIASLLITFFYRQTPRLIDEGHLYLAVPPLYKLTHGSKSVYARNDAHKDVLLKSEFNANAKVEVNRFKGLGEMMPAQLKETTMDPAKRTLLRVVLLADDRDGTADSVERLMGTKAEARFAFISDKAEFASDDLLDV